A window from Candidatus Thiodiazotropha endoloripes encodes these proteins:
- a CDS encoding slipin family protein → MTLYFYAVILFLLIAFLASALKILREYERGVVFMLGRFWRVKGPGLIIIIPVIQQFVRVDLRTIVLDVPSQDVISRDNVSVKVNAVVYFRVLDPERAIIQVEDYMAATSQLAQTTLRSVLGQHELDEMLAERERLNNDVRNILDQQTDTWGIKVSNVEIKHVDLDDSMIRAIARQAEAERARRAKVIHAQGEQQAAEKLVEAARILSEQPQAIQLRYLETLTEVAGDKSHTLVFPLPMDLLEPLLKRKERD, encoded by the coding sequence ATGACGCTCTACTTCTATGCGGTTATTCTATTTTTGCTGATTGCCTTCCTGGCCTCTGCGCTGAAGATTCTGCGAGAGTATGAGCGAGGGGTGGTCTTCATGTTGGGTCGCTTCTGGCGGGTAAAGGGACCTGGTTTGATCATCATCATTCCGGTCATTCAGCAGTTCGTCAGGGTCGACCTGAGAACCATCGTCTTGGACGTACCCTCCCAGGATGTGATCTCCCGGGATAATGTCTCGGTCAAGGTCAATGCGGTGGTCTACTTCCGCGTACTCGATCCGGAGCGGGCCATCATCCAGGTTGAGGACTATATGGCAGCTACCAGTCAGCTTGCCCAGACTACCCTGCGCTCCGTACTTGGCCAGCACGAGTTGGATGAGATGCTGGCAGAGCGTGAACGGCTCAACAACGACGTAAGGAATATCCTCGATCAACAGACCGACACCTGGGGAATCAAGGTCTCCAATGTGGAGATCAAGCATGTCGATCTGGATGACAGCATGATTCGTGCAATCGCCCGGCAGGCCGAGGCGGAACGGGCCAGACGTGCCAAGGTGATCCATGCGCAAGGCGAACAGCAGGCGGCTGAGAAACTGGTCGAGGCGGCAAGAATCCTCTCCGAACAACCTCAGGCGATTCAGCTCAGATACCTGGAGACCCTCACCGAGGTGGCTGGTGACAAGAGCCACACACTGGTCTTTCCTCTGCCAATGGATCTGCTGGAACCACTTCTGAAGCGGAAGGAGAGAGATTGA
- a CDS encoding efflux RND transporter periplasmic adaptor subunit: MKLSVLIIGLLCIANAVAAPPKKPSLVTVTEVVEQNLREEIPFSGTAEALQESPLSPRLSGVVNEVFVEEGERVEAGEKILSLDSVIATLEVVSAKAGLDEAIARHREAVRQKNEYQSLRRNKAVAASQLASAVADEEIAQASIAKQRAEVRRLEELLSRHLLTAPFSGIVAEKNVETGQWVKAESGVVKLVALDRIRIRASIPQRFFSRIEPDLKARIRFDSLPGEEFTGKVASMVAAGNRSTRTFPLLLLLDNPKSRIAPGMSARIFIELSGEQQASIMLPRDAIVLKADGSRIVWRVTGTESPFKVKQISVTTGRTQGNLVEILESSLNAGDRIVLLGNENLRPGQTVKIGQTE; encoded by the coding sequence ATGAAGCTCAGCGTACTGATCATTGGTCTTCTGTGTATAGCCAATGCGGTTGCAGCGCCTCCAAAGAAACCCAGTCTGGTTACCGTCACCGAGGTCGTGGAGCAGAACCTGCGTGAGGAGATCCCCTTCTCCGGCACGGCGGAGGCGCTCCAGGAATCACCCCTCTCACCCCGATTATCAGGGGTGGTGAATGAGGTCTTCGTTGAGGAAGGCGAACGGGTCGAAGCCGGCGAAAAAATTCTCTCCCTCGATTCGGTTATCGCCACACTGGAGGTGGTATCGGCAAAGGCCGGGCTCGATGAGGCGATCGCCCGCCACCGGGAGGCGGTGCGCCAGAAAAACGAGTATCAGTCACTGCGCCGCAACAAGGCGGTCGCCGCCAGTCAGTTGGCCTCGGCTGTGGCCGATGAAGAGATTGCCCAGGCATCGATCGCCAAGCAGCGTGCGGAGGTGAGACGGCTGGAAGAGCTATTGTCCCGGCATCTGCTTACTGCCCCTTTCTCCGGCATCGTTGCCGAGAAGAACGTGGAAACCGGGCAGTGGGTAAAGGCAGAATCGGGTGTGGTCAAACTGGTAGCGCTGGATCGTATCCGCATACGGGCATCGATACCGCAGCGATTCTTCTCACGCATCGAACCCGACCTGAAGGCGCGAATCCGCTTCGATTCCTTACCCGGGGAGGAGTTTACCGGCAAGGTCGCTTCCATGGTCGCGGCAGGTAACCGAAGCACCCGTACCTTTCCCCTTCTGTTGCTGCTCGACAACCCGAAAAGCCGAATTGCACCCGGCATGTCGGCGCGCATATTCATTGAACTGAGCGGGGAGCAGCAAGCCTCGATCATGCTGCCAAGAGACGCGATTGTTCTCAAGGCGGATGGCAGCCGGATCGTCTGGCGTGTCACCGGCACGGAGAGTCCATTCAAGGTAAAACAGATCAGCGTGACCACCGGGCGCACCCAGGGCAATCTTGTGGAGATCCTTGAGAGCAGCCTGAATGCCGGTGATCGCATCGTATTGCTGGGCAACGAGAACTTACGCCCTGGACAAACCGTCAAGATCGGACAAACCGAATAG
- a CDS encoding NfeD family protein, which yields MAQYAVSLFLFLCFCSAGPLYAETQSPKALLLEVSGTIGPATADYLDRSLSKAESEATELVLLQMDTPGGLDTSMRAIIKRIIASRVPVVTYVAPSGARAASAGTYILYASHIAAMAPATNLGAATPVTLGGTPNTSPDKSKPKDEQESAPPPAMDAKNSKAINDAAAYIRSLAKLRNRNAEWAEKAVREAASLSAEEAVKLGVIDLVATDINALLAELNGKEVQLPLGKKSLNTQNIILEKHLPDWQSQLLSIISNPNLAYILMLVGIYGLIYEFANPGSIVPGTVGAITLLLALYGFHLLPINYAGVALILLGLSLMAAEAFVPSFGALGIGGVAAFIIGSLILIDTDQAGYGLSLPLILAVAASSAFIMIFVIGMAIKSRNRPVVSGREEMLTSEGVVVEDFSGEGEIRVHGEIWQAHSAQPLKKDQLVEITGREGLILKVMPTDKEK from the coding sequence GTGGCTCAATACGCTGTGTCATTGTTTCTCTTCCTCTGTTTCTGTAGTGCAGGCCCACTGTATGCTGAAACCCAAAGCCCAAAGGCCCTCCTGCTTGAGGTCTCCGGCACCATCGGGCCCGCCACGGCTGACTACCTGGACAGATCACTGAGCAAGGCGGAAAGTGAGGCCACAGAGCTGGTGCTGCTGCAGATGGATACTCCGGGTGGGCTGGACACCTCGATGCGCGCCATCATCAAACGCATTATCGCCTCCCGGGTTCCCGTGGTCACCTATGTGGCCCCCAGTGGGGCTCGGGCCGCCAGTGCCGGCACCTACATACTCTACGCCAGCCATATCGCCGCTATGGCACCGGCAACCAACCTGGGAGCCGCCACACCGGTGACCCTGGGTGGCACACCGAACACCAGCCCTGACAAATCCAAACCAAAGGATGAGCAGGAGAGTGCCCCACCCCCTGCTATGGATGCCAAGAACAGCAAAGCGATCAACGATGCCGCCGCCTACATACGCAGCCTGGCCAAGCTGCGCAACAGAAATGCCGAATGGGCGGAAAAGGCGGTGCGTGAGGCCGCCAGTCTCTCGGCAGAGGAAGCCGTGAAGCTGGGTGTGATTGATCTGGTTGCGACAGACATCAATGCCCTGCTCGCTGAGCTGAATGGCAAAGAGGTGCAGCTGCCGCTGGGCAAAAAGAGCCTGAATACCCAAAACATTATCCTGGAGAAACATCTACCTGATTGGCAAAGCCAGTTGTTGAGCATTATCAGCAATCCAAACCTGGCCTATATCCTGATGCTGGTGGGTATCTATGGTCTGATCTATGAATTTGCCAATCCCGGTTCCATCGTACCCGGTACCGTGGGTGCTATCACCCTGCTGTTGGCCCTCTATGGCTTTCATCTGCTGCCGATCAATTATGCCGGTGTCGCATTGATCCTGCTCGGACTCTCACTGATGGCAGCGGAAGCCTTCGTACCCAGTTTCGGCGCCCTGGGTATTGGTGGCGTGGCTGCCTTCATCATCGGCTCACTGATTCTTATCGATACCGACCAGGCTGGTTATGGCCTATCACTCCCACTGATATTGGCCGTCGCCGCCAGCAGCGCCTTCATCATGATCTTCGTCATCGGCATGGCGATCAAATCACGCAACCGCCCGGTGGTAAGCGGTCGTGAGGAGATGCTGACCAGTGAAGGTGTGGTGGTTGAAGACTTCAGTGGTGAAGGTGAAATCAGAGTCCATGGCGAGATTTGGCAGGCCCATTCTGCACAACCCCTGAAAAAAGATCAGCTGGTAGAGATTACCGGCAGAGAGGGACTGATACTGAAAGTTATGCCGACTGATAAGGAGAAGTGA
- a CDS encoding efflux RND transporter permease subunit, with the protein MFRFCIEKPVILTVAILILTLFGLLAIFSVPVQMIPDLDARLIKVSTTWPGASPQDVEKEIIIEQEQYLTRIPGLERVISTATTGNARIELEFPYTVSIDEALLDVNNALSQVDNYPENVRQPSIRAESFSSNSFMYFRLTPVSGNFSEDEVIALYDWAEEYVKRPMERVPGVSSVRLWGGAERQIKIHVDPLKLAERNISLLDVRNAIRARNRDVSGGDLDSGKRRYLLRTIGRFQSVEELNELVISERDGTFVRLKDLGHAELGFAEVRHYAYGAGKPQLAFAVNRQIGTNVIEIKQAMMTKVAELNAGVLQEKGLELVLNSDDVIYVTDAVEVVKHNLAIGAILALLVLFLFLRSVSGTLIGAMAIPICAIAAFLGLLIAGRTINVISLSGVAFAIGMTLDNNIVVAENIYRHLSKGTNRLQAALNGITEVWPAVLASTLTTVCVFLPILFIHEEAGQLYSDIAIAIAASILMSMLVAVTLVPAASSRFLSIHKESKNSSLDRLGASVSRWVLSLIHWLVQGYVRPLAVIVIVLAGAGAILYYLTPQTEYLPEGEEAKVFTIMFAPPGYNIDTMKEHYHSVEEQFLPQLGANPEQFAKGETDIPAMTFSVSFVNNTRVFSVRGVADRQQTDEFMEIASAMAGELPGLRSFSSKGSIFSGNFGGTRSINIDISGPELQSLFDAGLKVFLKSKQIFENPRVRPEPSNLTMGQPMLEVQPDWERAAELGIDTQDLGYAIWAYSDGAYVDEFFLDDDQIDMFLYSTQGNIEQPQDLESLMLYSSRGEIVPLSAIARLEESVNTETIRRVDGDRTITLSVIPPRDIPLEAGVEKVTEEILKGMKASGELPADIRLEISGASDQLSATREALFSNFIVAILIAYLLMVAVFSHWGYPLLIMTNLPVGISGGIAGLYLINLAGANLDQLGLNPINQPFDMITMLGFLVLIGTVVNNPILIVELTASNLKKKGMNIVEAVTEAVRIRLRPILMSTVTTVAGLSPLVFNPGAGTELYRGLGAIVLFGLLFSMIVTLTFMPALLALVFRVSDRLFSKQPKPLPD; encoded by the coding sequence ATGTTTCGCTTCTGCATCGAAAAACCGGTCATTCTCACTGTCGCGATCCTGATCCTGACCCTGTTCGGCCTGCTCGCCATCTTCAGCGTACCGGTACAGATGATTCCCGATCTGGATGCCCGCCTGATCAAGGTCAGCACCACCTGGCCCGGTGCCTCGCCACAGGATGTGGAGAAGGAGATCATCATCGAGCAGGAGCAGTACCTGACCCGCATCCCGGGACTGGAGCGGGTCATCTCCACAGCAACCACCGGCAACGCCAGGATCGAACTGGAGTTCCCCTACACCGTCTCTATCGATGAAGCGTTACTGGACGTCAACAACGCCCTGTCGCAGGTCGATAACTATCCGGAGAACGTCCGTCAGCCGAGTATCCGCGCCGAGTCGTTCTCATCCAACTCCTTCATGTATTTCCGTCTGACACCGGTCAGCGGCAACTTTTCCGAAGACGAAGTCATCGCTCTCTACGACTGGGCGGAAGAGTATGTCAAACGCCCGATGGAACGGGTACCCGGTGTCTCCAGCGTGCGCCTCTGGGGCGGTGCGGAACGCCAGATCAAAATCCATGTCGACCCGCTTAAGCTTGCCGAGCGCAACATCAGCCTGCTGGATGTGAGAAACGCCATTCGAGCCAGAAACCGGGATGTCTCCGGCGGTGATCTGGACAGCGGCAAACGACGATATCTGCTGCGCACCATCGGCCGCTTCCAGTCCGTCGAGGAGCTGAATGAATTGGTCATCAGTGAACGGGACGGCACCTTCGTTCGATTGAAAGATCTGGGCCATGCAGAGCTTGGCTTCGCCGAAGTCCGTCACTACGCCTACGGTGCCGGAAAACCCCAGCTGGCCTTCGCGGTGAACCGACAGATCGGCACCAACGTAATCGAGATAAAACAGGCGATGATGACGAAGGTGGCAGAACTCAATGCCGGTGTTCTGCAGGAGAAAGGCCTGGAACTGGTATTGAACTCCGATGACGTGATCTACGTAACCGATGCGGTCGAGGTGGTGAAGCACAATCTGGCGATCGGTGCGATTCTCGCCCTGCTGGTGCTGTTCCTGTTTCTGCGTTCGGTTTCGGGCACCCTGATCGGCGCCATGGCGATTCCGATCTGCGCCATCGCCGCGTTTCTCGGACTGCTGATCGCCGGACGCACCATCAACGTCATCTCACTCTCCGGTGTCGCCTTCGCCATCGGCATGACGCTGGACAACAACATTGTGGTGGCGGAGAACATCTACCGACATCTGAGTAAGGGCACCAATCGCCTGCAGGCCGCCCTCAACGGCATCACCGAGGTCTGGCCGGCGGTACTGGCCTCGACTCTGACCACGGTCTGTGTATTTCTGCCGATTCTGTTCATCCACGAAGAGGCCGGGCAACTCTACTCCGATATCGCCATCGCGATTGCCGCCTCGATCCTGATGTCGATGCTGGTGGCGGTGACCCTGGTGCCGGCAGCCAGCAGTCGCTTCCTCTCGATCCATAAAGAGTCCAAGAACTCATCCCTCGACAGGCTTGGCGCCAGTGTATCGCGCTGGGTGTTATCACTGATCCACTGGCTGGTGCAGGGCTATGTACGCCCACTGGCGGTTATTGTGATCGTGCTGGCGGGGGCCGGCGCCATCCTCTACTACCTGACGCCGCAAACCGAGTACCTGCCGGAAGGTGAAGAGGCCAAGGTCTTCACCATCATGTTCGCCCCACCCGGCTATAACATCGACACCATGAAGGAGCACTATCATTCGGTGGAAGAGCAATTTCTACCGCAACTGGGTGCGAATCCCGAACAGTTCGCGAAGGGTGAAACCGACATACCGGCGATGACCTTCTCGGTGAGTTTCGTCAACAATACCCGGGTCTTCTCGGTTCGCGGCGTGGCGGACCGGCAGCAGACCGATGAGTTTATGGAGATCGCCAGCGCCATGGCCGGCGAACTGCCCGGCTTGCGATCGTTCTCCTCCAAGGGGTCGATCTTTTCGGGCAATTTCGGTGGTACGCGCAGTATCAATATCGACATCAGCGGCCCGGAACTCCAGTCGCTGTTTGATGCCGGGCTGAAGGTCTTTCTCAAATCGAAGCAGATCTTTGAAAACCCACGGGTACGGCCCGAACCCTCGAACCTGACCATGGGGCAACCCATGCTCGAAGTCCAGCCGGACTGGGAGCGGGCGGCCGAACTCGGCATCGACACCCAGGATCTGGGATACGCCATCTGGGCCTATTCGGACGGCGCCTATGTGGACGAGTTCTTCCTGGATGACGACCAGATCGACATGTTCCTCTACTCCACTCAAGGCAACATCGAACAGCCTCAGGATCTCGAATCCCTGATGCTCTACTCCTCGCGGGGGGAGATCGTTCCGCTGAGTGCAATCGCCCGGCTTGAGGAGAGCGTCAATACCGAGACCATCCGCCGTGTCGACGGTGATCGAACCATCACCCTGAGCGTCATACCGCCCAGAGACATTCCGCTGGAAGCCGGGGTGGAGAAAGTGACTGAAGAGATCCTCAAAGGGATGAAAGCCTCCGGTGAACTGCCTGCCGATATCCGCCTGGAGATCAGTGGTGCAAGTGATCAACTGAGCGCAACACGGGAAGCCCTTTTCAGCAATTTTATCGTGGCGATACTGATTGCCTACCTGCTGATGGTGGCAGTCTTCTCACATTGGGGATATCCACTGCTGATCATGACCAACCTGCCGGTCGGCATCAGCGGCGGTATCGCCGGTCTCTATCTGATCAACCTGGCCGGCGCCAACCTGGATCAGCTTGGTCTCAATCCGATCAACCAACCTTTCGACATGATCACCATGCTCGGCTTTCTGGTATTGATCGGCACCGTGGTCAACAACCCGATTTTGATCGTTGAGCTCACCGCTTCCAACCTGAAGAAAAAGGGGATGAACATCGTTGAGGCGGTGACGGAAGCGGTGCGTATCCGACTGCGACCAATCCTTATGTCGACAGTCACCACGGTGGCCGGTTTATCACCACTGGTATTCAACCCTGGGGCCGGCACCGAGCTCTACCGGGGACTCGGCGCCATCGTACTGTTTGGACTGCTCTTCTCCATGATCGTGACTTTGACCTTTATGCCGGCTCTGCTGGCGTTGGTATTCAGGGTGTCAGACAGACTGTTTTCAAAACAACCAAAACCTCTGCCTGATTGA
- a CDS encoding beta-propeller domain-containing protein, with the protein MENRLSSTLRRLLFFGLVFAYSPFITAAVPSNQPSVTTSGEPADATMSWSLSTADTDQYTPLYDTEDAISVELSISVDAASVGAERNLYLVVRAQDNWHMRDSEGRWLNWNGQVDALVPFTRKTLSETETVEVHSGGPLPPAEFAVYGGYEAEDGSVIYNQDPLTFIVFDTDNPTLHRFRHNVMLEGYLSEAMIAAYATDRPLPDTSVDDFSPAPISNSPISLTNTQEQGVDEADLIKSDGVHFYRFGYCGSSTNTYFRSCLFTYAIEEQPASNRLLNEVGIPGESTVEGIYLLNQLGEGLSDMVVTVGGDTINDYVAFGFLGPVPIWEEPRYWSNGTSEVNLFRLDSADAPSHERTLSFDGAMISSRVIGNTLYLVTRYTPYIDGLDQYADYTGQFQHNRTLLENATLSQLTPTSTLGDEPEPLIDTESCYLAPSATVGMLDPTIINIIAVPLADPDSYQTSCFIGTSEVLYASQEAIYLVAQGAGQTLLDNGEYTSTNEVHKLALVGDSQSGMAAEYRGSAQVVGHLGYEPEYKSYRMGEYQGVFRIATSLGYLGSVNSSTSVTLLREVADGGRLEVAGRLDGLGRPGEVLYASRFIGNRGYLITFKKVDPLYVLDLSDPENPVSLGELEVSGYSEYLHPVGENYLLGIGKEAVDAVDSGDRGGLGFAWYQGVKVSLFDVSDPTMPTEVNSLILGGRGTHATILNQPHGFASLPQTDTLPMRFSIPVDLYDEPPTSSNPPPYVSWGWTHTGLYTFDIQLGDTPGVELVDRFVVRDSGLSGYSHGVWNDRSVILGDSVHYLHGGSLYSSNLPARE; encoded by the coding sequence ATGGAAAACAGACTTTCTTCAACGCTGCGCCGCCTTTTATTTTTTGGGCTGGTATTCGCATATTCCCCGTTCATCACAGCTGCCGTTCCCTCCAATCAGCCTTCAGTCACCACCTCGGGTGAGCCGGCCGATGCGACCATGTCATGGTCTCTCTCTACGGCAGATACGGATCAATACACCCCGTTATACGATACCGAGGATGCCATTTCGGTTGAGCTGAGCATCAGTGTGGATGCGGCCTCTGTGGGGGCTGAACGTAATCTCTACCTGGTTGTCCGTGCACAGGATAATTGGCATATGCGGGATAGCGAGGGGCGCTGGTTGAACTGGAACGGCCAGGTTGACGCGTTGGTTCCGTTTACCCGCAAGACACTCTCCGAGACCGAGACCGTCGAGGTGCACAGTGGCGGACCCTTGCCGCCGGCGGAGTTTGCCGTCTATGGTGGTTATGAGGCGGAAGATGGTTCTGTTATCTATAATCAAGATCCCTTAACCTTCATCGTCTTCGATACCGACAATCCCACCCTGCATCGCTTTCGGCACAATGTCATGTTGGAAGGCTATCTGTCCGAAGCGATGATCGCAGCCTATGCAACGGATCGTCCGCTGCCCGATACAAGTGTTGATGATTTCAGCCCGGCGCCGATTAGCAACAGCCCAATCTCTTTGACCAATACGCAGGAGCAGGGGGTGGATGAAGCGGATTTGATCAAATCCGATGGCGTCCACTTCTATCGATTTGGTTACTGTGGCTCAAGCACCAATACCTATTTCCGAAGTTGTCTCTTCACTTATGCCATTGAGGAGCAACCCGCCTCAAATCGGTTGTTGAATGAGGTCGGGATACCCGGTGAGAGCACGGTTGAAGGCATCTATCTGCTCAACCAACTCGGTGAAGGGCTCTCCGATATGGTTGTGACCGTAGGCGGGGATACCATCAATGACTATGTGGCCTTTGGCTTCTTGGGGCCGGTCCCGATCTGGGAGGAGCCCAGATACTGGTCGAATGGCACCAGTGAGGTGAACCTGTTTCGGTTGGACTCTGCGGATGCACCCAGCCATGAACGTACATTGAGCTTTGATGGAGCAATGATCTCCAGTCGTGTCATCGGCAATACACTCTATCTGGTTACCCGTTATACCCCCTATATTGACGGTCTGGATCAATACGCCGATTACACAGGACAATTTCAACACAATCGTACTCTGTTAGAGAATGCTACTTTAAGTCAGTTGACTCCGACCTCTACCTTAGGTGATGAACCGGAACCTCTTATCGACACGGAGAGTTGTTATCTGGCACCAAGCGCTACCGTCGGTATGTTGGATCCGACCATCATCAATATCATCGCCGTTCCACTGGCGGATCCTGACAGCTACCAAACCAGCTGTTTCATCGGCACCTCGGAAGTGCTCTATGCCTCACAAGAGGCGATCTATCTGGTTGCTCAGGGTGCCGGTCAGACCTTGCTTGACAACGGTGAATACACGTCAACAAACGAGGTCCACAAACTGGCGCTGGTTGGAGATTCGCAGAGCGGTATGGCTGCCGAATATCGTGGTTCGGCTCAGGTGGTTGGTCATCTGGGTTATGAACCTGAGTACAAGTCCTACCGCATGGGCGAGTATCAGGGTGTATTCCGTATCGCGACATCCCTTGGCTATCTGGGTTCGGTGAATAGCTCCACCAGCGTGACCCTGTTGCGTGAAGTGGCGGATGGCGGTCGACTGGAAGTGGCCGGTAGGCTCGATGGACTGGGGCGGCCGGGAGAAGTACTCTACGCCAGCCGCTTCATTGGTAACCGGGGCTACCTGATTACGTTCAAAAAAGTTGATCCCCTCTATGTACTGGATCTCTCCGATCCGGAGAATCCCGTATCATTAGGCGAATTGGAGGTGTCGGGTTACTCGGAATATCTCCATCCCGTGGGGGAGAACTATCTTCTCGGTATCGGTAAGGAGGCTGTTGATGCGGTGGACTCGGGTGACCGGGGTGGATTGGGCTTTGCCTGGTACCAGGGGGTGAAGGTCTCCCTGTTCGATGTCTCTGATCCCACCATGCCAACAGAAGTCAACTCACTTATATTGGGCGGAAGAGGAACCCACGCAACGATCCTGAACCAGCCTCACGGATTTGCATCACTGCCCCAGACAGATACGCTGCCGATGCGCTTTTCCATCCCGGTGGATCTGTATGATGAGCCTCCTACCTCAAGTAATCCGCCACCCTATGTCAGCTGGGGATGGACCCATACCGGTCTCTACACTTTCGATATCCAGTTGGGTGATACCCCTGGTGTCGAGCTCGTAGACAGGTTCGTGGTTAGAGATAGTGGTTTGAGTGGTTACTCACATGGTGTTTGGAATGACAGGTCTGTCATCCTGGGGGATAGTGTTCACTATCTGCATGGGGGTTCCCTCTATTCATCGAATCTGCCGGCGCGGGAGTAA
- a CDS encoding NUDIX hydrolase encodes MKQFNFCPHCGNEGLDWREGKQWFCNNCEFTYYHNSAAAVGAVLSCQDEILLTVRKHNPCQGKLDLPGGFVDYHESLEVALSREIREELNLLVSTQSWRYLFSYGNRYPYADIQYYTTDSFFHLQLEDKPEIVVGDDVAEIRWMKTNQIALEDIGLDSVRNAVEHFIKTDS; translated from the coding sequence ATGAAGCAATTTAATTTTTGTCCTCATTGTGGCAACGAGGGGTTGGATTGGCGTGAGGGAAAACAGTGGTTTTGTAACAATTGTGAGTTTACCTACTACCACAATTCTGCCGCTGCGGTCGGTGCAGTGCTGAGTTGTCAGGATGAGATCCTGTTGACCGTGAGAAAGCATAATCCCTGTCAGGGTAAGCTCGATCTGCCAGGCGGTTTTGTTGACTATCATGAATCTCTGGAAGTGGCCCTGAGTCGGGAGATCCGTGAAGAGTTGAATCTGCTTGTCAGCACCCAGAGTTGGCGTTACTTGTTCTCTTATGGCAATCGCTATCCCTATGCGGATATTCAATACTACACCACAGATTCATTTTTTCATTTGCAACTGGAGGATAAGCCGGAGATTGTTGTTGGTGATGATGTGGCTGAAATAAGATGGATGAAAACCAATCAGATTGCACTGGAGGATATTGGCCTTGACTCGGTACGGAATGCTGTAGAGCACTTTATAAAAACTGACTCTTAG
- a CDS encoding FkbM family methyltransferase, producing the protein MFEKLPATPDDFYQDIIGETLTAIKVNTFYDNFDAQRFNYDGVDRSMEWMAHERVVYFDWFYKNAVNLANAYSLLEDDKSKSLYLHIIAYRLASHFSVKLPVDFLDEESIAEYHKIEVSTESELEFTGAFGKLKHFDFVYDNKSYVIDCLGLSYYLQRKQYFYDRDGVSIKPEADDVVIDGGACLGDSAAVFSNAVGEKGKVYAFDPVKDHLDILQYNINQFPLKNVIIMPYGLSNENVDAEPITLNGYAPGFSPNNITAPLRTIDSLVDSGEIEKVDFIKLDVEGYEMDVLLGAAQSIQKFQPKLAISLYHKPNDIFELITYIRDTYPFYHLHIGHYTIHNEETVLYCAP; encoded by the coding sequence ATGTTTGAGAAACTACCGGCCACACCGGATGATTTCTACCAGGACATCATCGGTGAGACGCTGACTGCAATCAAGGTCAATACCTTTTATGATAATTTTGATGCGCAGCGGTTTAACTATGATGGTGTTGATCGCTCCATGGAGTGGATGGCTCATGAGCGAGTTGTCTACTTTGATTGGTTTTATAAGAATGCAGTTAATCTGGCCAATGCTTACTCACTATTGGAAGATGACAAATCGAAGAGCCTCTACCTTCACATCATCGCTTATCGTCTGGCAAGCCATTTCTCAGTAAAACTACCGGTTGATTTCCTCGATGAGGAATCGATTGCTGAATATCATAAAATTGAAGTATCTACCGAGAGTGAGCTCGAGTTCACAGGCGCATTCGGAAAACTGAAGCACTTTGATTTTGTTTATGACAATAAAAGCTACGTCATTGATTGCCTCGGTCTTTCCTATTATCTGCAAAGAAAACAGTACTTCTATGATCGGGATGGCGTGTCGATCAAGCCTGAGGCAGATGATGTTGTCATTGATGGTGGCGCCTGTCTGGGCGATTCAGCAGCAGTCTTTTCAAATGCTGTTGGTGAAAAAGGGAAAGTCTATGCTTTTGATCCCGTCAAAGACCATCTAGATATCCTTCAATATAATATCAACCAGTTTCCGTTAAAAAACGTCATTATCATGCCGTATGGCCTGTCGAATGAAAATGTTGATGCAGAGCCTATTACCCTCAACGGTTATGCCCCCGGATTCAGCCCCAACAACATAACAGCCCCCTTGCGAACCATAGACTCTCTGGTTGACAGCGGAGAGATTGAGAAAGTGGATTTCATCAAACTTGATGTGGAAGGTTATGAAATGGACGTTCTACTGGGTGCTGCCCAGTCTATTCAGAAGTTTCAACCAAAGCTGGCCATTTCTCTATACCATAAACCAAATGATATCTTTGAGTTGATAACTTATATACGTGATACCTACCCTTTCTATCATCTGCACATCGGTCATTACACGATACATAACGAAGAGACGGTCCTTTACTGCGCTCCATAA